The Methanoculleus marisnigri JR1 genome window below encodes:
- a CDS encoding CTP synthase translates to MKYIVVTGGVMSGLGKGITTASIGRLLKNRGYQVTAVKIDPYLNIDAGTMNPAQHGEVFVLSDGGEVDLDLGNYERFLDINLKSIHNITTGKVYRNVIEKERRGDFLGATVQIIPHITDEIRYCISRAAQETVNGGKVADVCMVEVGGTVGDIESMPFLEAVRQMHGDLAPEDMILVHVTLVPMDTMGDFKTKPTQHSVKALRELGLQPDIIVARSSDVIGPQTKKKISTFTDVPVKAVVSAKDAPDIYQIPMELEKEGLADVVCSYLSLENREPDTAWYRVVSQEYTNRVTVAIVSKYGIEDVYMSIKESLKHAGRALSTEVNIRWLDAETFELHDLADVDGILIPGGFGKRGIEGKIRAIRYARENKKPYLGLCLGFQLAVIEYTRHVLGIEDATSEEMGDGTHVIAILPEQEEVSDLGGTMRLGDCDVVLKDGTKVTGLYGKTAIVERHRHRYEVNPAFIADLEAAGLVFSGTCGPRMEVCEIPNHPFYLATQFHPEFRSSPTKPSPPYIGFVEACKKNKSSSEIR, encoded by the coding sequence TTGAAGTACATCGTTGTAACCGGCGGCGTCATGAGCGGGCTTGGGAAAGGCATCACCACCGCATCCATCGGCCGCCTTTTGAAAAACCGCGGCTACCAGGTAACGGCGGTGAAGATCGACCCGTACCTGAACATCGACGCCGGCACCATGAATCCCGCCCAGCACGGTGAGGTCTTCGTCCTCTCCGACGGCGGAGAGGTCGACCTCGACCTGGGCAACTACGAGCGGTTCTTAGACATCAACCTCAAATCGATCCACAATATCACGACGGGCAAGGTCTACCGGAACGTCATCGAGAAGGAGCGGCGCGGCGATTTCCTCGGCGCGACCGTCCAGATCATCCCCCACATCACCGACGAGATCAGGTACTGCATCAGCCGCGCGGCACAGGAGACGGTCAACGGCGGCAAGGTTGCCGACGTCTGCATGGTGGAGGTCGGCGGCACGGTCGGCGACATCGAGAGCATGCCGTTCCTGGAGGCCGTCCGCCAGATGCACGGCGACCTTGCACCGGAAGACATGATCCTGGTTCACGTCACCCTGGTCCCGATGGACACGATGGGTGATTTCAAGACCAAGCCCACGCAGCACTCGGTGAAGGCTCTCCGCGAACTCGGGCTGCAGCCCGACATCATCGTCGCGAGGAGCAGCGACGTGATCGGGCCGCAGACGAAGAAGAAGATCTCCACCTTCACCGATGTCCCGGTAAAAGCCGTCGTCTCCGCAAAGGACGCCCCGGACATCTACCAGATCCCGATGGAACTGGAGAAGGAAGGGCTCGCGGACGTCGTCTGCAGTTACCTCTCCCTGGAGAACCGGGAGCCGGATACCGCGTGGTACCGGGTCGTCTCGCAGGAGTATACGAACCGGGTGACGGTCGCCATCGTCAGCAAGTACGGGATCGAGGACGTCTACATGTCCATCAAGGAGTCGCTCAAGCACGCCGGAAGAGCGCTCTCCACCGAGGTGAACATCCGCTGGCTGGATGCGGAGACGTTCGAGCTCCATGACCTCGCCGACGTCGACGGCATCCTGATCCCGGGAGGGTTCGGGAAGCGCGGCATCGAGGGGAAGATCCGGGCGATCCGGTACGCCCGCGAGAACAAGAAACCTTACCTCGGCCTCTGCCTCGGGTTCCAGCTCGCGGTGATCGAGTACACGCGGCACGTCCTCGGCATCGAGGACGCCACGAGCGAAGAGATGGGCGACGGGACGCACGTCATCGCCATCCTCCCGGAACAGGAAGAAGTCAGCGACCTCGGCGGCACGATGCGCCTCGGGGACTGCGACGTCGTCCTGAAAGATGGAACAAAGGTGACCGGTCTTTACGGGAAGACGGCAATCGTGGAGCGCCACCGCCACCGCTACGAGGTGAACCCCGCGTTCATCGCGGACCTTGAAGCCGCCGGACTCGTCTTCTCGGGAACCTGCGGGCCGCGGATGGAGGTCTGCGAGATTCCGAATCACCCCTTCTACCTCGCGACGCAGTTCCACCCCGAGTTCAGGTCGAGCCCGACAAAACCCTCCCCACCCTACATCGGCTTTGTAGAGGCATGCAAGAAGAATAAATCGTCATCAGAGATCAGGTGA
- the guaA gene encoding glutamine-hydrolyzing GMP synthase: MVNIEKFIDQAVREIRDAAGEDKVVMALSGGVDSSVCAALATRAIGDQLVPIYVDTGLMRKGETDRIRSLFADANLRVVDAADEFFEALAGIVDPEEKRKAIGAKFIRIFEREAKRTGATMLLQGTIYPDRIESEGGIKSHHNVGGMPLDIEFKGVIEPLADLYKDEVREVAGGLGLPAEIQHRMPFPGPGLAVRVLGEVTKEKIAIVREANAIVEECLVEEFRPWQCFAALIGLGTGVKGDVRLHGWIVAVRAVGSRDGMTADPLLLPYETLSRMATRITAEIPGVARVVYDVTPKPPATIEYE; this comes from the coding sequence ATGGTAAACATTGAGAAGTTTATCGACCAGGCAGTCAGAGAGATACGCGATGCTGCCGGCGAGGATAAAGTCGTGATGGCGCTCTCCGGCGGCGTGGACTCGTCGGTCTGCGCGGCGCTCGCGACCCGCGCGATAGGCGACCAGCTCGTCCCGATATACGTGGATACCGGCCTCATGCGGAAGGGAGAGACCGATCGGATTCGGTCGCTCTTTGCCGACGCAAACCTCCGTGTCGTGGATGCCGCCGACGAGTTCTTCGAGGCTCTCGCGGGCATCGTCGACCCCGAAGAGAAGCGGAAGGCCATCGGCGCGAAGTTCATCAGGATCTTCGAACGGGAAGCGAAGCGAACCGGAGCGACGATGCTCCTGCAGGGAACGATCTACCCCGACCGCATCGAGAGTGAGGGGGGCATCAAGAGCCACCACAACGTCGGCGGCATGCCCCTCGATATTGAATTCAAAGGCGTCATCGAGCCGCTTGCCGATCTTTACAAGGACGAGGTCCGCGAGGTCGCCGGCGGGCTCGGGCTCCCGGCGGAGATCCAGCACCGGATGCCCTTCCCGGGCCCGGGGCTCGCCGTCCGGGTGCTCGGTGAGGTGACGAAAGAGAAGATCGCGATCGTCCGCGAGGCGAACGCCATCGTCGAGGAGTGCCTGGTGGAGGAGTTCCGCCCCTGGCAGTGCTTCGCGGCGCTCATCGGTCTCGGGACGGGTGTCAAGGGAGACGTCCGGCTGCACGGCTGGATCGTCGCCGTCCGGGCCGTCGGATCCCGGGACGGGATGACCGCCGATCCGCTGCTCCTCCCCTACGAGACGCTTTCCCGGATGGCAACAAGGATCACCGCCGAGATCCCCGGTGTCGCCCGGGTCGTCTACGACGTCACCCCCAAACCCCCCGCGACGATCGAATACGAGTGA
- a CDS encoding aspartate aminotransferase family protein, with the protein MAEDSRVLDARYYMPAFSRTMKIVRGAGSRVWDDRGREYIDCVAGIAVCSTGHCHPKVVEAICGQAKELIHCSNLYYIPNQAELAEKLVGITGLSKAFFSNSGAEANDGAMKLARVRTGRKKFAAFAHGFHGRTCGSLAVTHKPAIREPFEPLSTPCTFVDYGDLDGLAAVVDKDTAGVFVEPIQGEAGVIIPPDEFLRGVREICDDAGALMIVDEVQTGMGRTGKWFAFQHSGVTPDIVTIAKGLASGFPIGALVAREGLEFKKSEHGSTFAGGPLACATALATIGVIEEILPDVAWKGERFMKGLAAHNPRGRGLMIGMSVGDRCPEVQQTCAENAVLVNCAADGNLRLIPPLVITDEEIDTAVGVINAALG; encoded by the coding sequence ATGGCAGAAGATTCACGCGTGCTTGATGCACGCTACTACATGCCCGCGTTTAGCCGGACGATGAAGATCGTCCGCGGCGCGGGGTCGCGTGTCTGGGACGACCGGGGACGGGAGTATATCGACTGCGTGGCAGGTATTGCGGTCTGCAGCACCGGCCACTGCCACCCGAAGGTCGTCGAGGCAATCTGCGGCCAGGCAAAAGAGTTGATCCACTGCTCGAACCTCTACTACATCCCGAATCAGGCGGAGCTCGCGGAGAAACTCGTAGGAATCACGGGGCTTTCGAAAGCCTTCTTCTCGAACTCCGGCGCGGAGGCAAACGACGGTGCGATGAAACTCGCCCGCGTCCGGACGGGGAGAAAGAAGTTCGCCGCGTTCGCTCACGGGTTCCACGGCCGGACGTGCGGGTCGCTCGCTGTCACCCACAAGCCCGCCATAAGGGAGCCGTTCGAGCCGCTCTCGACCCCCTGCACCTTCGTCGACTACGGCGACCTGGACGGCCTCGCGGCGGTCGTCGATAAGGATACCGCCGGGGTCTTCGTCGAGCCGATCCAGGGCGAAGCGGGTGTGATAATCCCTCCCGATGAGTTCCTCCGCGGGGTCCGGGAGATCTGCGACGATGCCGGCGCGCTGATGATCGTCGACGAGGTGCAGACCGGGATGGGCCGGACCGGGAAATGGTTCGCCTTCCAGCACTCCGGGGTGACCCCCGACATCGTCACGATCGCAAAAGGGCTTGCGAGCGGATTTCCGATCGGCGCGCTCGTCGCCCGCGAGGGGCTCGAGTTCAAGAAGAGCGAGCACGGAAGCACCTTTGCCGGAGGGCCGCTCGCCTGCGCGACGGCGCTCGCGACGATCGGCGTCATCGAGGAGATCCTCCCCGATGTCGCGTGGAAGGGCGAACGGTTCATGAAGGGGCTTGCCGCCCACAATCCCCGGGGCCGCGGCCTGATGATCGGCATGTCGGTCGGCGACCGGTGCCCGGAGGTGCAGCAGACCTGCGCCGAGAATGCGGTGCTCGTCAACTGCGCAGCCGACGGGAACCTCCGGCTGATTCCGCCGCTCGTGATCACGGACGAGGAGATCGACACGGCTGTCGGTGTCATCAATGCGGCGCTTGGTTAG
- the hisC gene encoding histidinol-phosphate transaminase produces MRRLVRACYTGTGGYSYAKKADDVAREHGFDRVARLASNENPRPPSPAALEAATVALREVNRYPDERTSVLVEALRRYHGDYRFVTGSGMDGVIETVIRTVVEPGETMVVSTPTFSFYGIAAAAHGARVVNVPRREDFSVDTGAFIDACHGAKLAFLCSPNNPTGNSVPPEDVEAILEGMDGLLFLDNAYVDFADTDYRPLMRRYENLVIGRTMSKIFALAGLRVGYAFVPEWLEPFYQRAATPFALNSVSMAAAGGALADTERVRETRDHVREWRRRFLEEVPFRVYPSDANFVMIDVDPHTGDEAVARLAAKGVLVRSCTSFPGLGNHYIRVCIGEDWENIRFLEAIKNL; encoded by the coding sequence ATGCGGCGCTTGGTTAGGGCGTGCTATACGGGCACGGGCGGTTACTCCTACGCGAAGAAGGCCGACGACGTCGCACGGGAGCACGGCTTCGACCGGGTAGCCCGCCTCGCGAGCAACGAGAACCCCCGGCCGCCGTCGCCCGCCGCGTTGGAAGCGGCAACGGTCGCTCTCCGGGAAGTGAACCGCTACCCGGACGAGCGGACGTCGGTGCTCGTCGAAGCCCTCCGCCGCTACCACGGCGACTACCGGTTCGTCACCGGCTCGGGGATGGACGGCGTCATCGAGACGGTGATCCGGACGGTCGTCGAGCCCGGCGAGACGATGGTCGTCTCGACCCCGACCTTCTCCTTCTACGGGATCGCGGCCGCGGCGCACGGTGCACGGGTCGTGAACGTCCCCCGAAGAGAGGACTTCTCGGTCGATACGGGGGCGTTCATCGACGCCTGCCATGGGGCGAAACTCGCCTTCCTCTGCTCCCCGAACAACCCCACGGGGAACTCGGTTCCGCCGGAGGATGTCGAGGCGATCCTGGAAGGAATGGACGGGCTGCTCTTCCTCGACAACGCCTACGTCGATTTTGCGGATACCGATTACCGGCCGCTGATGCGGCGCTACGAGAACCTGGTCATCGGGAGGACGATGTCGAAGATCTTCGCTCTCGCCGGGCTCCGGGTCGGCTATGCATTCGTTCCGGAGTGGCTCGAGCCGTTCTACCAGAGGGCCGCAACCCCGTTCGCGCTGAACTCGGTCTCGATGGCGGCCGCCGGAGGGGCGCTCGCCGACACCGAACGGGTACGGGAGACCCGCGATCACGTGCGGGAGTGGCGGCGCCGGTTCCTCGAAGAGGTGCCATTCAGAGTATACCCCTCGGACGCAAACTTCGTCATGATCGACGTCGACCCCCACACAGGCGACGAGGCAGTGGCGCGCCTCGCGGCGAAGGGCGTCCTCGTCCGGTCCTGCACCAGTTTCCCGGGGCTCGGGAACCACTACATCAGGGTCTGCATCGGTGAAGACTGGGAGAACATCCGATTCCTCGAGGCGATCAAGAACTTATGA
- a CDS encoding adenylate kinase family protein gives MMTGITGTPGTGKTSIAAELERRGHAVVRLTDTVRPYVIEEDCDRQTLVVDVDRWVEEFEPLDGFVEGHLAHLLPCDRVVVLRCRPDILRKRLLPRNYPEEKVAENVEAEALDVILIETLEEHPDEHVLEVDTTDLSVDECADRIGRFVRGELPPSYGSIDWSDYLEVGR, from the coding sequence ATGATGACGGGCATCACCGGCACGCCGGGAACAGGGAAGACATCCATTGCTGCCGAACTCGAACGGCGAGGGCACGCCGTCGTCCGACTGACGGATACGGTGCGCCCCTACGTCATCGAGGAGGATTGCGACCGGCAGACGCTGGTGGTGGACGTCGACCGGTGGGTGGAGGAGTTCGAGCCCCTCGACGGGTTTGTCGAAGGCCACCTCGCCCACCTCCTCCCCTGCGACCGGGTAGTGGTGCTCCGGTGCCGCCCGGACATTCTCCGCAAGCGACTTTTACCCAGGAACTACCCTGAGGAGAAGGTCGCGGAGAACGTCGAGGCGGAGGCGCTCGACGTCATCCTGATCGAGACGCTCGAGGAGCACCCGGACGAACACGTCCTCGAGGTGGATACCACCGATCTCTCCGTCGACGAGTGCGCCGACCGGATCGGGCGGTTCGTCCGGGGAGAACTCCCGCCGTCGTACGGCTCCATCGACTGGTCGGACTACCTGGAGGTCGGGAGATGA
- a CDS encoding CDP-alcohol phosphatidyltransferase family protein translates to MTLDQFRPQVQGIIQPVVNLMRRIGVTPNALTIASFLVSALAGIAFYAGGVVFGTVMVAFNAVFDALDGALARDMGIAGIRGDFLDHVIDRYADIFIITGIFAGGAAPWQIGVFALTGVLMSSYLGTQAQAVGVGRFYGGILGRADRLVLIIIAGALTVLIPGAIYGLNYLGWLLIIFGFLGHYTAFQRFVHVWRQIEKQ, encoded by the coding sequence ATGACGCTCGACCAGTTCCGGCCGCAGGTGCAGGGCATCATTCAGCCCGTGGTGAACCTGATGCGAAGGATCGGGGTTACCCCGAACGCGCTGACGATTGCATCGTTCCTCGTCTCGGCACTTGCGGGTATCGCGTTCTATGCCGGAGGAGTCGTCTTCGGCACCGTCATGGTCGCGTTCAACGCCGTCTTCGACGCGCTCGACGGGGCGCTCGCCCGGGACATGGGGATCGCGGGCATCCGCGGGGACTTTCTCGATCACGTCATCGACCGCTACGCCGACATATTCATCATCACCGGGATATTTGCGGGCGGGGCCGCACCCTGGCAGATCGGCGTCTTCGCGCTGACGGGCGTTCTGATGTCCTCCTACCTCGGCACCCAGGCGCAGGCCGTCGGGGTGGGCAGGTTCTACGGCGGCATCCTCGGCCGGGCGGATCGTCTCGTGCTGATCATCATCGCCGGCGCCCTTACCGTGCTGATCCCGGGAGCGATCTACGGCCTGAACTACCTCGGATGGCTCCTCATCATATTCGGTTTCCTCGGGCACTACACTGCGTTCCAGCGTTTCGTCCACGTATGGCGGCAGATAGAAAAACAGTAG
- a CDS encoding TspO/MBR family protein gives MTPAYVRIIQFIVAIGVSLAAGLIGSIFTMSAIPTWYAGLAKPELSPPSWVFGPAWTVLYILMGIALYIVWSKGWAKNKNVHIATAIFGVQLVLNVLWSFVFFGMQAPFFAFMVILLLWVAILMTIVAFDRVSVPAAILLVPYLLWVSFAAYLNYGIYILNP, from the coding sequence GTGACACCAGCCTACGTCCGAATCATCCAGTTCATCGTGGCGATAGGGGTTAGTCTCGCGGCCGGACTGATCGGCTCGATCTTCACGATGTCGGCGATCCCCACCTGGTATGCCGGTCTTGCAAAGCCTGAGTTGAGTCCCCCTTCATGGGTCTTCGGTCCCGCCTGGACGGTGCTCTACATCCTCATGGGCATCGCGCTCTATATCGTCTGGAGCAAGGGATGGGCGAAGAATAAGAACGTGCACATCGCGACGGCGATCTTCGGCGTCCAACTGGTCTTAAACGTCCTCTGGTCGTTCGTCTTCTTCGGGATGCAGGCGCCGTTCTTCGCGTTCATGGTGATCCTGCTTCTCTGGGTTGCAATCCTCATGACGATAGTCGCTTTCGACCGGGTCTCGGTGCCCGCGGCGATTCTGCTCGTCCCGTATCTCCTCTGGGTGAGTTTCGCGGCTTACCTCAACTACGGTATCTACATCCTCAACCCGTAG
- a CDS encoding hybrid sensor histidine kinase/response regulator gives MSEPLRVLLIGISPGNLGEMLRECGRDVELIRCERSENGLAAVSGGGIDVVLLDLDLAGGRGAAVFDRLRGVAPDVPVIVLTAAGEDPAALRAMQNGAQDYLVKGKTDAELLCRAIRYALERKQVEAALRNSETMYRRLVENLNEGVLAVDEAGLITFANPAMEEILGCSAERLVGSPVAGFFDAPGPEGTASKNPFCRETEERLEFELDLLHGDGGCVHALVVTSPVTDESGRFRGSIAGVMDITERKRAEEELRVRNEHLMVLNQVIGVTAASLSLAGLLEESLEKTLELMRLDVGVVYMLDSERKRALLQHQKGMPESALTRNRLIKVHHWPFNFIFIAGQPRYIEQQADLNTIEASILRELEVSALACIPLVAESVVVGAVYAGSRTKTSFSRDERELLETIGQEIGSGILKGMLHKKLEAANREANLYLDIMTHDIKNAENVSNLYTDLLLEILEGEAALYARKIRSSIHRSAEILGNVTTIRRIHHDSPDAGPVDLDAVIREEVAAFPDVAIEFAGGTLARVWADDLLPEVFTNLIRNAVKFGGQDVRIAIRVEDYDGESVLVSVEDTGPGIPDPMKESIFHRFERGWVGGYGDGLDLFIVRALVERYGGAIRVEDRVEGRPDLGTAFRFTLHEVLSAGEDEDDDSLDGEECD, from the coding sequence ATGAGCGAACCCTTACGCGTGCTGTTGATCGGGATAAGTCCCGGCAATCTCGGAGAGATGCTTCGCGAGTGCGGGCGCGACGTTGAGTTGATCCGTTGCGAGCGCTCCGAGAACGGGCTTGCCGCGGTATCGGGGGGTGGAATCGACGTCGTGCTCCTCGACCTCGATCTCGCGGGCGGACGGGGGGCGGCGGTATTCGACCGCCTGCGAGGGGTGGCCCCCGACGTCCCGGTCATCGTGCTCACCGCGGCGGGAGAAGACCCCGCCGCGCTCCGTGCGATGCAGAACGGCGCGCAGGATTACCTGGTGAAGGGGAAGACCGACGCGGAACTGCTCTGCCGGGCGATCCGGTACGCGCTCGAACGCAAACAGGTGGAGGCCGCGCTCCGGAACTCGGAGACGATGTACCGCAGACTGGTCGAGAACCTCAACGAAGGCGTCCTCGCCGTGGACGAGGCCGGCCTCATCACCTTCGCGAACCCGGCGATGGAGGAGATCCTCGGCTGCTCCGCGGAACGCCTGGTCGGATCGCCGGTCGCCGGGTTCTTCGATGCCCCCGGTCCGGAGGGAACCGCTTCGAAGAATCCGTTCTGCCGGGAGACCGAAGAGAGACTGGAGTTCGAACTGGATCTCCTCCACGGCGACGGCGGGTGCGTCCACGCGCTCGTGGTCACGTCGCCGGTCACCGACGAGTCCGGTAGGTTCCGGGGCTCGATTGCCGGTGTCATGGATATCACCGAGCGCAAACGCGCCGAGGAGGAACTCCGGGTCCGGAACGAGCACCTCATGGTGCTCAACCAGGTGATCGGCGTCACGGCCGCCTCCCTCTCTCTCGCCGGGCTCCTGGAGGAGTCTCTCGAAAAAACGCTCGAACTGATGAGGCTCGACGTCGGTGTCGTCTATATGCTCGATTCCGAGCGGAAACGGGCACTGCTGCAGCACCAGAAGGGGATGCCCGAATCGGCCCTGACCCGGAACCGCCTGATCAAGGTTCACCACTGGCCGTTCAACTTCATCTTCATCGCCGGCCAGCCCCGCTACATCGAGCAGCAGGCCGACCTCAACACCATCGAGGCGAGCATACTCCGGGAACTCGAGGTCTCCGCGCTCGCCTGCATCCCCCTCGTCGCGGAGTCGGTCGTCGTCGGTGCGGTATATGCCGGCAGCAGAACGAAAACATCCTTCTCCCGGGATGAGAGGGAGCTCCTCGAGACGATAGGGCAGGAGATCGGGTCGGGGATCCTGAAAGGGATGCTGCATAAGAAACTCGAGGCCGCCAACCGGGAGGCGAACCTCTACCTCGACATCATGACGCACGATATCAAGAACGCCGAGAACGTCTCGAACCTCTATACCGATCTCCTCCTCGAGATCCTGGAAGGTGAGGCCGCGCTCTACGCGAGGAAGATCCGGAGCAGCATTCATCGGAGCGCGGAGATCCTCGGCAACGTCACCACGATCCGCCGCATCCATCACGACTCGCCCGACGCCGGGCCGGTCGACCTCGACGCCGTCATCAGGGAGGAGGTCGCCGCCTTCCCGGACGTCGCGATCGAGTTTGCAGGGGGCACCCTTGCCCGGGTCTGGGCGGACGACCTTCTCCCCGAGGTCTTCACGAACCTTATCCGGAACGCCGTCAAGTTCGGCGGCCAGGATGTCAGGATAGCCATCCGGGTGGAGGATTACGACGGCGAGAGCGTGCTGGTCTCGGTCGAGGATACCGGGCCGGGCATACCTGATCCCATGAAGGAATCGATCTTCCACCGGTTCGAGCGGGGATGGGTCGGGGGATACGGCGACGGCCTCGACCTCTTCATCGTCCGCGCCCTGGTCGAACGCTACGGCGGCGCCATCCGGGTAGAAGATCGGGTGGAAGGACGCCCGGATCTCGGTACGGCATTCAGGTTCACCCTCCATGAGGTTCTCTCCGCCGGCGAAGACGAGGATGACGATTCTCTGGACGGAGAGGAGTGCGACTAA